TAGAAGGATGAAATTTTATAGATGTCTCATTCCTAGAGCACACTGCTCGTAAGAGATTATAAATATGTGTTTGGAGGTTGGCTAGAAGAAAGTTACCATCCCCGTAAGAGGCCATTGTCAGTGGTGAAGAAAGGACTCGGCGAGCAACACTAGTGATATCATCCAAAGTGATTTTCTCAACATCCTTAAGAAAATGCTCTACCGGTTTCCTGGAAGATAGCAAAAGGGATGTCAAAACAAACGCACATTGTGTTCGACTTGGACACTGCACTAACTTGATGCTATTTAAGGAGACTTTTGCTTCTAGCTCATGCATTTGGCTCTAGAGTggaaaaatatgtgaaaaaaatgctatattcaaaaatttatgttgCTCATGCATTTGGATCTCATGCATTCATTCTTTCCTAAGTAAGAGccacaaaataaaaactcttctcacAGCTTCCAAAAATGACATTGGATGAACAGCACAGCTAAAGCAATAGAATCACGGCCCAAAGCCACATGCATGTTGTGCCTTCTGCCTCTAATTTGCATGAGTTGTAATATACAAAGACCAGAAGTCTTAAAAGAACTCCATGGCCTTCATTTCTGATTTTCTGTAGACTGGCTTAACTCCCATGAGATGGACTGTGTGAAATTTGATAATATGTAGGGTCAATTCAAGACTTATATGATATGATCATAACAAAAAACTGGACATTAATAATGCATAGCCACTGGAGATGCCTACTAATATCATTATTCAAGCCTTGCATTGCATCCATAGATGTGAAAGTAAAGCTAAAACCAGGGGTAACTGACATTACAAGCATGAGTGCACAGCATGTCAATTATAGCATCAGTGTCACTTAAATACCTCTCTCCATATGTCAAGATCTGTCTTCCTATGTCTTCCGAGACAATCATCTGTTAGAGGCAACAATTAGATATCTCCATGAGGAAAAGTCTTGGCAGTAAAAACTtcttaaagaaaagagaaaagaacaaagactGAAAAGGTTGTGAGACAGTCATATTCTAGGAATTTTAGAGATACCTTGAGGtaaaagaaagtttgggtataaggaaataaaagagagaagaggagaaaagaagagggggggcgaagagagagagagagagttcataTATGTTTAGGTAAAATAGCCTTCATTTTTAGTCAAGtcatcttattttcttttcctattcttAAGAAATCATTTCGAGATGGAGTTTGAACCATACTCTAGATTCCAAATTCATCAGGACTGCAGACTTTGTAGACTCTTTAGCACGATTAAGTTGCACTTGAGTAactgccaaaaagaaaaattttcaattagtgTCAAGGCACActagaaacaaaataacaagaatggcacattgaagaaaataaacagATGCAGCATGAACCTTGTCCAGGTGTTGCCAGTGCTATTAATTCTTCAGCAGCTACATCAACGGCTTTTGCCACAAAGTCAGAGCTCTGCTAAccaaatttagaagaaaatgataagctCAGAAGTAATTAGCAAAACACTAAAAGTTTGTCACTGCCAGTAACTTCGTCAACACCTAGTCAGTGGCACTCCATGCTGACAGAAGCTAAAAAGATTAAAGTTCGAATTTACCATAGATTTTCATGTTTTGACCGATATCAAGCATTAGGGACCCCATTCACTCTTTTCTTATGTCTCTGGTCGGTGCCAAAACCAAAATGCACGAACCTGAAGCTAACCCTAGAATTGTTTCCACATGGAAAATCAACTTCTACCCCACAATCGCATTCTCAAAATTATCATTATATATCCTTCCCAACCCAGCAATACAGGTCTGTCATGAAGAGTGACGACATCAGAAGTAAGATAACCCCAAGCTCCATTTCCATTTCGATAGACTGTTTTAGGTGCGTATCCATCCACTAAAGCCAGTACCATCGGAGCATAAGACTTAATATTTCTATACAAATACATAATCAGACATCTACAAAATCGATGACCAAATAGAACAGTCCAGCAGAAGGAATGCAAATTTAgcaagagaaaggaggagataTGAATCAGTCTTACAGTGCTAGCATAAATGCCGAACAACCCAGTTCTATTGAAAATGCTGTTGAATGCCGAAAAAGATTGAATCTGTTGGTACTCATTCAACACACGGAGATCTGCGTATTCAAGATGACCAGATGCATTAATCTTAGGTAAGGTGTTCCAAGGTTACAAGGTCTACTAGTCCAACAAATGCAAGAGGGTGCATGAAGAACCATGCTCATCAATCAATGAAAGCCTGAATATTTGATACCTTGCACTGAAACAGAGAACAGTTTGTCAACAAAAATTAAGGTCAGGACACAACTTACACAGCCTGGAATGCATTCCTTTTCCTGGGCCTCCAGCAGAAAATGAACCACCACCTCCCATAAGCATCTGCAAGACTAATGAAATGTCACCCATCTTGATTCAACCAAGGAAGCAAAAGTCGCAAGGGATCCTTATGGGACAAGCGACGACACAGAAACAACACTGTGATGGTCCACCAAACTCAGGAGGGTAAAAGATTTTAGTGCTAACCTGAATCACGGTCAAAATGACTGCATCCCTTTCCTTAATCCATCCACCAGGAagttcaaaagcaagagcaataTGTGTGCTCTGCACAGATAAAACAGAGGGATAAGTGACAATTTAGTTATTCCCTTTTCTtatctcttttaaaaaataactagaGAAATACCCCTGAATCAGACTGTTGCCGAAAATCACCACCAACATACTTGGATGCTGGCTCTGCAGGACGAGCAACATTAGGAAGGTCTGAAAGAAGTGGTTCTGCTATGGACAAGAGCTCTTCATGCTCAACCCCAGACGCAGCAAGAACCATCCTAGGTGCTGTATAATTTTCCtgaattttaaatgtaaatAGTTTCTCAGGAAAACCAGGCATTGAAGATAGATACAAACCACACtatgacaaatgaaaaaaatttaagcaaGAAAATGCTGAAGGAAATAGATTGCAGGGGTGGTCAAGTGAATATATGCTCAAAAAATGCAGTGTTCAATAAGTTCCCATCTTACTGCCACAAATTCCTCCAATATGGTATTGTCCAATCGATTTAGTGCTGATTCAGGAGCTAAGAGAGGATTTGCCAGTGCACCAGCATAACCAGCAGAATGAATAGCCTCCAAAAGTAAGCCTTGAGGATTGTTAGAAAGTTCACTAAGTTCTGCTTTCACCTTTTGTAGCTGCGTAACCAAACAAATGATTAGGTTAGAAACCAGGCCTAAAATCTAACAATTACAGAAGGGCAGAAGTAGAAGCAAAAGAACAACAGTAACACTGGTAgtgttttccttttgaagcaggTCTGACATAAACACAAAcaagcatttttaaaaattcgaagTCCCTGCATGCTTAGTGGCACAGCAAAAGCATGCAGGTGTCATATTTTCTAATTACACAGATGCTTCAATTTTAACAACATGAATGCACCCAGCAAGGGTAGCCAAGTACATAAAACAAAGTTCAACCTATAATTACATTGAACTTTGCATTTCTTTTGACCATTCAAACTGATTCTGCACATTCAGATCTTACTTTTTCCTCAATGTGATCACCACCAACAGGAAACTAAACAGTGCCAGGATATACTCAGCACATCTTAATATTGCAAGAAAACCAAATGAACAAATCCGTAAGTACAACTAGGTTAGATGTAGAGAATTGACAAAGGTATAAACTTCAAAAGTGCATGTTCAAGTGAAAGACCAAAATTCAAAGGGCTAATTTTGGTGTACCTCTTCATTGACTTCCCAATCCAAGAATACAGGGTTCCTCACACTGTCAATGAGTAACTCTACCATCTGCGGAACATAAGTTTTCAAGGCATCGAAAGTGTAACCCATCTGCTCCCTTGAGGCAGAGGCAGCAACATTACCTCCAACTGCCTCCACTTCTCTAATAACACGCAGATGACTCCTATTCCTTGTGCTCTTGAATGCCATCCTCTCCAGCAGGTGTGTGGCCCCACAGGTGACAGGAGTTTCATAGACAGAACCAGAGTCGATGTACAATCCTATGGAGGCTGCAGGATTCTAGTTAACCAGAAAGAAACAACTTAACTAAATCAGAAGCAATCACATTGAAAATGAAGACATAGGAAGGAAATAAGATAAACAAGAAATTGAAGCTGAATGAACTTAATTGAAATGACGGTTGAACTGCAAAGTTGAAACGCACTGTCGATGTTTCCGAAGCAATTTTGACGCCATTAGGGAGGGTAGTAATCCTGGTCTTG
The window above is part of the Eucalyptus grandis isolate ANBG69807.140 chromosome 6, ASM1654582v1, whole genome shotgun sequence genome. Proteins encoded here:
- the LOC104449928 gene encoding mitochondrial-processing peptidase subunit alpha; translation: MYRTAASRLRSLKGRVGSVGTCRYATSSAVASSSTSSGLFSWLTGETSSTLPRLEIPLAGISSPDTLPDYVEPSKTRITTLPNGVKIASETSTNPAASIGLYIDSGSVYETPVTCGATHLLERMAFKSTRNRSHLRVIREVEAVGGNVAASASREQMGYTFDALKTYVPQMVELLIDSVRNPVFLDWEVNEELQKVKAELSELSNNPQGLLLEAIHSAGYAGALANPLLAPESALNRLDNTILEEFVAENYTAPRMVLAASGVEHEELLSIAEPLLSDLPNVARPAEPASKYVGGDFRQQSDSGSTHIALAFELPGGWIKERDAVILTVIQMLMGGGGSFSAGGPGKGMHSRLYLRVLNEYQQIQSFSAFNSIFNRTGLFGIYASTSSDFVAKAVDVAAEELIALATPGQVTQVQLNRAKESTKSAVLMNLESRMIVSEDIGRQILTYGERKPVEHFLKDVEKITLDDITSVARRVLSSPLTMASYGDVIHVPSYESVSRRFHAR